TTCGATCAACCATGGAATTATTTTAATTAACACACCTTCTGGATCACTTCCACCAGTAGTGACAACAACTATTGGACGATTAAATTGAGTATATTCTTTATCCTTTAATCTGAGAATTTCATCCCTAATAATTACATATTCCGGACCAAATTTAACTTTTGCCATCTTTTCTTCTGAAAGATATGTATTAAGACGTTTATTATCTAGATGTGCATTTGGAAAAATTACTTCATCTGCTTCCGATATTCCATCACAGATGTGATCTAAAATAATAATCTTGATACCTAAACTTTTTAATTGAATGATAATATCTTTTGAATAAGGATATTTCTTATCCAGGACTATTACATCAGGTTCAAGTTCCTCTACGATCCTTAATAAAAAAAGTTCTTCCGTCTCAAAATTTTCTTTTAAAAAAATCCTAAAAAGTTCATTCTCAATTTTAGAGTTAGTTTTATCTGAAATAGTGGCAAAGATTACGTCATTATCCCCTTTAAGTTCTCTTCCAATAGAAATACAGCGAGTTAAATGACCTAAACCAATATCGGGGTTTGAATCACAACGAAAAATTATTTTTTTTAACATTTCAACTCCTATATAAACTTTATATTAGGGTTTTTAATCATTTCCAGTATTTTTTTACCTACTGAAAGATCTAATTCTTGTTTAGTTAGCTTTTTCTTTATAATATTTGTAAAGTATATTAATTCATCAACATATCTTTTGTTAGGATCGAAATCATAATAAATTCTCTCGAGATTTTCACCCATAACCCCTATTTCAATCTCATTTTTAACAAAATCCGCCGAAATGTGGCCTTTTTCCCCAAATACAATCATTTGATGCTTATTTTCTCTCTGAATGAAATCTGATTGATATTGAACAATTATATCTTTTCGGGTTTTAATTAAACAGAAAATAGAATCTTCTACATCGATTTCCAAATTACTCTGACGGGTTTTCCATCCGGTGATTTGATCAATTTCGCCAAAAAGCCAGTTAATTGTATCAAAACCATGACTTGCACTGGTTAAAAGAACACCCCCACCTAATCTTTTTTGAGCAGCATATTCTTTCCGGTAATCCTGATCAGGATGCCAATCAGGAAGGTAATGCCCACCAAAATAGTTAACATGGAAAATTTTGCCAATTACATCTCTATCAAGTAGTTCCTTAAGCTGCAGGAAACCTTCATGGAATCTATAGGATTGACCCATCATGGTCACCAAATCATTTTCAGCAATTATTTCCATTAGGTTATCCACATTATCTAAATTATTTGATAAAGGCTTTTCAATAAAAATAGGTATTCCTTTTTCTGCAAAGAAAGTGGCGGGTTGGATATGTATCCCTGAAGGAGTTGATATAACTGCAGCTTCAGTTTCAGGATGTTTTCTAAAGGCATCAGCATAAGAAGAGTAATAATATGTTGTGCCTAATTCTGTTGCAAATTCTTTTAATCTTTGCAAATTAATATCACATAGGATAATGTTTTCAATGCCAATTTGTTTCGCATTCATCGCATGCCTTTGACCAATGGACCCGCAACCAACAATTATAATGGTATCCATAACTTAATCTCCTTAATTTAATCTTTTAAATCCTTTGGTGGCAACTGGTCCTTTTAATAGGTTTTTGAGGTTTCCCTGTTTAACACCATCAGCCATTAACCCAAAAACATCATCCACATGTTCCATGTACTGGTCTACTATTTCTTCTGTGTGTTTATAACATGTGTAAACATGGTTCCATGCTAAATATCCACGTTCTAGCATTTCCTGAGTAAATAAAGTCTGGAGTTCAAGGGCAGTATCCTCAGGATACTGAAAAAGGCATGTGGTAAGTGGAGGGACTCCCACAATTTCGATATCCAGTTCATTATTATCAGCACATACCTTCCATCCCTTATTAATGTATTCCCCTATTTTTATCAAATGTTTTGGGCTGTTAGTTTCTTTAATCTTGTTTATGGTGGCAATGGAGGCCGTGGGGCCTATTCGTTCTGTCCAAAATGTGCTGCTGATAAATGTGTCCTGTGCTGATTCCATAATTTCTCGCTTACCAATGATTGCACCGGTGGGATATCCATTACCCATGGCCTTCCCAAAAATCAACATGTCAGGTTCAACATTATAAATATTGTGAGCACCACCAACGGTAAGCCTCCAGCCAGTAGTTATCTCATCAAAGATCAATACTGCCCCACTTGAATTAGCAATTTCTCTAACTCTCTTCAAAAATGAATCATCAGGATGATAATTTCTGACAGGTTCCATTATGATAGCGGCTAGATCATAGCCATGTTCTTCAACAATGGATTCTAATTCATCAATCTGATTATAGTTAAATGGGAACATTGTCCCCCTCAAGTTTTGGGGAACACCCAATGGGCTGAGTCCAGGTAGCAAATGATCATTAAGGTTTTCATTACTGGTAATGTTGGCTGAAAGATACCAATCATGCCAACCATGGTATCCGCAGAAAGCTACTTTATCTCTTTTCGTAGCTGCTCTTGCTATTCTAATAGCTATTGCTGCTGATTCTCCCCCGGTACGAGCATACCTAACCATGTCCGCCCATGGCTCTATCTCTAGGAGCATTTCCGCCAGTTCAACCTCTTCATAACAGTTTAGGGTACACATGGATCCATTTTTAATTGCTCGATGGACAGCTTTATCCACTTCTTCATCAGCATATCCCAGCGTACATGCTCCTATACCCATTATAGACATATCAATGTAATGATTATTATCCAGATCCCACACTTCAACTCCTTTGGCTTTTTTATAATATGAAGGCCAGTGATCCGGTAGGAATTGGTCGCTTCGCTTAGAAAGTAGTTGATTTCCCCCAGGAATTATCATTTTAGCTCGGTTCCACAGTTCAACACCAGTGTTCATGAATTAATCACCTTAAATTTAATCCTCGCTTATGGATTTTAAATAACCTTCGTTCCTCATTATTCCCTGATTTATTTCCATCAGTTTAGGTTCGTGTTTGAGAAGTTCCAGAACATCATGGGTAACGAATATCTCTCCTTCATGATATAGTCGTTTATACACTTCTCTCACAAATTTTAAATCAGGTTCTTCATCAACTGTCCACCTTAAGTGGGATAGATCCGTTTTTTGATCAAAAACATAACCTAACTTGAATTTTTCAGTGTTTTTCCATATATATGGCGTCACATGTTCCCTCTCAGAGGGCAATCTTGCTTCCCGAAAAGCCTTATCCAGAGATTGGAATGTGAAAACTTCGGTATCAAGGCCGTCAGGGCATGGATTGGGATTTCCCATGGATATGTAATCTAAATCTTCATGTTGATAATGATAATCCACCATTTTGTCAATTACGTGGGGATCTATCAATGGACAGTCCGCAGTGATTCTTACAATTAATTCTGCCTTATATTGATTTGCAGCATGGAAATATCGATCTAAAACATCATTCTGGCTTCCCCTATAAAGTTCAACACCACATTCTTTCGCTAAACAAGCGGTTTTGTGGTCTTCTTCGTTTTTTGTGGTGGCTAAAACAATTTGATCAATCTTTTGAGCCTTTTTAACCCTTTCAATAACATGCCATAACATAGGTTTTCCAGTTATATCTGCCATGATCTTTCCGGGGAGTCTGGTTGAGCCCATTCGTGCCTGGATGATTACAACAGTATTCATTTTAGCATATCTCTCCTAATGAGATCACCCTTAAAAATATCTGAGTACGTTTTTCTCCCAATAATGTGGTTAATTTCTGTGGGAGGTATTGATCCATCTGGTGATGGTCTTAAAACAATTAAATCTTCTTTTCCGATTATTTGCATACGCGGAATGTCAGTTTTAGCATATACTGCCCTTCTCCATTTTCTTTCATCTATTTCAGGAGTTGAGGGTGTTATATTATTTTCACCAAGCATTTCTTCAACTTCTCTAATGTGCATGATCATCTCTTTCAGTTCTGATGGTTCCAATGCATAGGAATGATCAGGCCCTTCTAAGTTTCGATCAATGGTGAAATGTTTTTCAATGACATTGGCACCTAACGCTACAGCTGCTGTGGGAGCATGAATTCCCAAAGTGTGGTCCGAAAATCCAACAGGAACCCCAAATTCCTTCAAAGATAATATAGACTTGAGATTTACATTTTTAGGTTCGGTGGGATACTGGGATACGCAGTGCAATATCACCAGATTATTGTTTCTTTTAGAGAGCAAATAATCAACAGTTTCTTCTACTTCATTGTAATTTGCCATTCCCGTGGAAATTATTACGGGTTTTTTTGTATTAGAAACACTTTCTAAAAGAGGAAAATGCATTAATTCATAAGATGCTATTTTATAAGCGGGAATCGGGAATTTTTCGATTGTTTTCAGTGTTTCTTCATCAAAAACACTGAAAAAAAGGATAATTTTATGTTTTTTTGCGTGGTCAAAGAGTTCCTCATACCATTCTTCTTTTAATTCCAATTTTTCAAGTAGTTTCACTGTTTTTAAATTTTGAAAGAGATTACTAGCTTTAAATGATTGAAATTTTACAGCATCAGCACCTGCTTCCGCCGCGATTTCAATTAGACGTTTGGCCTGATCCAGCTTTCCGTCATGATTAGAACCCGCTTCAGCAATTATAAAGCATGGCTCACCTTCCCCTATCTTCCTACCGGCAATTTTAATATTATTAAGCACAATTCCACCTTATTCCGTAAATAATTCTATTTTATTACAAATAAATTCTATTTGATCCTCTTTTAATTGGGGGTGGAGAGGTAAGGTTATTATCCTGTTAAAAACATCCTCGGTAACAGGAAAATCATTTGGATCAAAATTGAAATTATTTTGATAATAAGAAAAATGGTATATTGGTATGTAATGAACATTTACTCCAATGTCGTTGCTTTTCATGTATCTAAAAAAATTCATCTCTATCTATTTGTTTATCAAGAAGGATAGTGTAAATGTGCCAAGCGTGTTTAACACTGGACTTTGCAGTGGGCAATTCCAGAAAATCTACTTCAGATAGTCTTTTGGAGTATAATTCCACCAATTTTAGCCTTTTATTTAGGAATCCATCCAATTTTTTTAGTTGAGAAATACCCAGAGCAGACTGGAAGTCAGTTATACGGTAATTTCTCCCTAACCTTCTGATATCATAGGCATAATCCATTTTGGCCTGTCTTTTATGCAAATCTTTGTCTATTCCATGATTTCTGAGAATTTTCAATTCTCTATCAAATTCAGAGTTATTTGTTATTACCGCACCTCCCTCCCCAGTTGTAATATGTTTCACAGGATGAAAACTAAAAATAGTCATGTCAGCGAAATTACCCACATTCTTCCCATAATATTTGGAGCCTAATGCATGACAGGCATCTTCTATTAAAAACAATCCATTTTCATTGGCAATTTTCTTTATTTCATTAATATCACAGGGTTGGCCCGCATAATCAACATATATGATTGCTTTTGTTTTTTCAGTAATTTTTTCCATTAGTTCATTAGGATTGATATTTCTAGTTTCCTTTTCTATGTCAGCAAAAACAGGAGTTAAATTATTATATATGATAGAATTTGCAGTTGCTGCAAAAGTAAAGGGAGTTGTAATAACCTCAGACCCTTTTTCCAAATTTAATGTTTGAACTGCAATATCTAGAGCACTAGTGCCTGAATTGACAGCAGTGGCAAAGTTGCATCCAATGTACTTACACAAAGATTTTTCAAATTCTTCCACTTTAGGACCCGTAGTAATCCAATTACTCTTTAAAACAGTAACAACTTCTTTTATATCATCATCAGTTATACACTGCATTCCGTAAGGTATTTGATCCATAAAAAGCCCCTATTAAACAATATCCATTGAATCAATAAGTTTTCTTAAATCTTCACTATCAAGCCATTCTTTGTTATCACCCGATGAGTATCTGAA
The sequence above is a segment of the Methanobacterium formicicum DSM 3637 genome. Coding sequences within it:
- a CDS encoding Gfo/Idh/MocA family protein; amino-acid sequence: MDTIIIVGCGSIGQRHAMNAKQIGIENIILCDINLQRLKEFATELGTTYYYSSYADAFRKHPETEAAVISTPSGIHIQPATFFAEKGIPIFIEKPLSNNLDNVDNLMEIIAENDLVTMMGQSYRFHEGFLQLKELLDRDVIGKIFHVNYFGGHYLPDWHPDQDYRKEYAAQKRLGGGVLLTSASHGFDTINWLFGEIDQITGWKTRQSNLEIDVEDSIFCLIKTRKDIIVQYQSDFIQRENKHQMIVFGEKGHISADFVKNEIEIGVMGENLERIYYDFDPNKRYVDELIYFTNIIKKKLTKQELDLSVGKKILEMIKNPNIKFI
- a CDS encoding DegT/DnrJ/EryC1/StrS family aminotransferase, giving the protein MNFFRYMKSNDIGVNVHYIPIYHFSYYQNNFNFDPNDFPVTEDVFNRIITLPLHPQLKEDQIEFICNKIELFTE
- a CDS encoding N-acetylneuraminate synthase family protein; amino-acid sequence: MLNNIKIAGRKIGEGEPCFIIAEAGSNHDGKLDQAKRLIEIAAEAGADAVKFQSFKASNLFQNLKTVKLLEKLELKEEWYEELFDHAKKHKIILFFSVFDEETLKTIEKFPIPAYKIASYELMHFPLLESVSNTKKPVIISTGMANYNEVEETVDYLLSKRNNNLVILHCVSQYPTEPKNVNLKSILSLKEFGVPVGFSDHTLGIHAPTAAVALGANVIEKHFTIDRNLEGPDHSYALEPSELKEMIMHIREVEEMLGENNITPSTPEIDERKWRRAVYAKTDIPRMQIIGKEDLIVLRPSPDGSIPPTEINHIIGRKTYSDIFKGDLIRRDMLK
- a CDS encoding cytidylyltransferase domain-containing protein; the protein is MNTVVIIQARMGSTRLPGKIMADITGKPMLWHVIERVKKAQKIDQIVLATTKNEEDHKTACLAKECGVELYRGSQNDVLDRYFHAANQYKAELIVRITADCPLIDPHVIDKMVDYHYQHEDLDYISMGNPNPCPDGLDTEVFTFQSLDKAFREARLPSEREHVTPYIWKNTEKFKLGYVFDQKTDLSHLRWTVDEEPDLKFVREVYKRLYHEGEIFVTHDVLELLKHEPKLMEINQGIMRNEGYLKSISED
- a CDS encoding aminotransferase class III-fold pyridoxal phosphate-dependent enzyme — protein: MNTGVELWNRAKMIIPGGNQLLSKRSDQFLPDHWPSYYKKAKGVEVWDLDNNHYIDMSIMGIGACTLGYADEEVDKAVHRAIKNGSMCTLNCYEEVELAEMLLEIEPWADMVRYARTGGESAAIAIRIARAATKRDKVAFCGYHGWHDWYLSANITSNENLNDHLLPGLSPLGVPQNLRGTMFPFNYNQIDELESIVEEHGYDLAAIIMEPVRNYHPDDSFLKRVREIANSSGAVLIFDEITTGWRLTVGGAHNIYNVEPDMLIFGKAMGNGYPTGAIIGKREIMESAQDTFISSTFWTERIGPTASIATINKIKETNSPKHLIKIGEYINKGWKVCADNNELDIEIVGVPPLTTCLFQYPEDTALELQTLFTQEMLERGYLAWNHVYTCYKHTEEIVDQYMEHVDDVFGLMADGVKQGNLKNLLKGPVATKGFKRLN
- a CDS encoding DegT/DnrJ/EryC1/StrS aminotransferase family protein, coding for MDQIPYGMQCITDDDIKEVVTVLKSNWITTGPKVEEFEKSLCKYIGCNFATAVNSGTSALDIAVQTLNLEKGSEVITTPFTFAATANSIIYNNLTPVFADIEKETRNINPNELMEKITEKTKAIIYVDYAGQPCDINEIKKIANENGLFLIEDACHALGSKYYGKNVGNFADMTIFSFHPVKHITTGEGGAVITNNSEFDRELKILRNHGIDKDLHKRQAKMDYAYDIRRLGRNYRITDFQSALGISQLKKLDGFLNKRLKLVELYSKRLSEVDFLELPTAKSSVKHAWHIYTILLDKQIDRDEFF